Genomic window (Enterobacteriaceae bacterium 4M9):
AATGGTGATTAATGGTGGTCGGGAAAACGACCTTCGCCACGCTGGTGCGCGAGATACGGATTTTTTCGTCGATGGTTTGCTGGTCTGGGTGTTGCATCAGAGACTGCCTGTTTCTGAGTGATGAATAAGGCGGCGGATTATAGCAAACCCTTGCAGACAACACGGCTTTGGTTTTGCCATTTTGTGCAGTCAATGCACTGTCACCCGGCTTGCAGAGCGCGATGTTTTTACGGCAAAATAAACAATCCATCCAGACGGATTGCTTTTATGCGTCATGCTCATCACCGCCCTAAAGATCCGCAGGCATTACGTCTGCGCCTGTTACATAGCGCCGCACAAATCATCGCCGCAGCAGGTTTAACCGGCTTAACCCTTGATAAAGTGGTTCGTCATAGCGGAGTCAGTAAAGGCGGCCTGCAACACCATTTTGCCAGCAAGCAGGCGCTGGTCGACGGCGTATTCGCCGAGTTGCAACAACGTTTTCTGGACGAGATTAATCACGAAATAGCGCAAGAGCCAGAGCATAACGGGCGTGCCACGCGCGCCTATATTCGCGTCTGTGCGCGCCGCATGTCGGATGAAGAGCAGGAAATCAACCGGGTGCTGATGGCATCCATGCTTGCAGAACCGGCGCTTCGCGCCTGCTGGGCCAATTTTATCAACCACCGCCTGCCGCAGGATGACGGCAACGCGCAACAAAACCGTCAACGGCTGCTGTGCCGCCTTGCCGCTGACGGGCTCTGGTTTGCCACGCTGTGCGGCTATCACCAGCAAACGCCAGAGCAACGTCTGGATATTATCAATCACCTGCTTGTTCTCGCGGAGCGCGCCGAATGACCTGGATTTTTTTAAGCATTGCGATTGTGAGTGAAGTGATTGCCACCACCGCACTCAAACTCTCCGACAGCTTCACGCGCCTGTGGCCGAGCGTTACCACTGTTTTGCTCTACGGCCTTGCCTTCTGGTGCCTCACAATTCCGATGCGAACCCTTCCCACCGGAGTGATTTACGCCATCTGGTCAGGTGCCGGTATTGTGCTGATTGCGCTTATCGGCTGGCTGCTGCTCGACCAGAAACTTGACTGGCCCGCCGTGCTCGGCATGGGCCTGATTATCGCTGGCGTGCTGGTCATCAACCTGTTTTCGCGCAGCGTTGTACACTGAGGTTCACCCAACCCGTCTTAGCTCAAACAGGCAGATGGCGTTAATGTCCATCTGCAACTCTACCGTCCAGCTATCTGTCACGGTTTCATCACTGAGCGCGAGCGTCGGCTCTGCGCGGCTGCTGATAAACGCCATGGTTTCGTCATCTCGCCCGTAGCGCGTGTGCTGTCGTTCATA
Coding sequences:
- a CDS encoding TetR/AcrR family transcriptional regulator; protein product: MRHAHHRPKDPQALRLRLLHSAAQIIAAAGLTGLTLDKVVRHSGVSKGGLQHHFASKQALVDGVFAELQQRFLDEINHEIAQEPEHNGRATRAYIRVCARRMSDEEQEINRVLMASMLAEPALRACWANFINHRLPQDDGNAQQNRQRLLCRLAADGLWFATLCGYHQQTPEQRLDIINHLLVLAERAE
- a CDS encoding QacE family quaternary ammonium compound efflux SMR transporter; the encoded protein is MTWIFLSIAIVSEVIATTALKLSDSFTRLWPSVTTVLLYGLAFWCLTIPMRTLPTGVIYAIWSGAGIVLIALIGWLLLDQKLDWPAVLGMGLIIAGVLVINLFSRSVVH